The genomic interval TAGCCTCCTTAACCCTTTCTATCGCAGGCTTCGAGCAGAGGAAGGTCTCCTTATAGGCTCCTCCAACCCTCCCCTTGAATCTCTTTACCACCTCATCCACATCGATGACTCCGCTTATGTTTCCACCATACTTGCATATCCAGACTCCTATTCTCGGCCTCTCACTCATCTGACTCATGACCTAGAGGAGCTTTATCATGTACTCAAGGGCCTTCTTGCCCCTATACTCCGGGAGGAGCATAGGAGCTCTTCTCTCCGTTGCTATACCTACCTCCTCAAGCCACCTCTGTTATCGATGTAGATGGTTTAGGGTGGGCCTCCCAGCCTCAACCTTCTTAGCCCTCTCCGCCGCGTATCTTACAGCCCTCCTGCCAAAGATATATATCTCAAATAGTTGAGATCTTTTTATGACAAAAACGAATGAATAAAAGGGATCATTCAAAGTATTAGTAGAATCCTTCTGGTCTTCATCTAGGGCTTGTCATGCTTCGCAGTATGTTGAATACACCTATGAGGGTTGAGAGGGCACCAATGGCTACAGATATGCCTATTGGCTGAACTAATCCGACTATTGTCTGATGTACCTCTGCAGCTCTACCGGCCAAGAGGAGAGACCCACCTATGAAGCCTGCGTATCCCATGAGCCAAGTGGTACCCATAACCCCTATGTTAAAGAGCACGAAATGTATCCAAGCCAATCTATCGCTATAAAGGGATTTACCGGAATTCTTCAAATTCGGGCCATAGATAGCTCCCCAGGCAGCCATACTCAGAGGCCCTGTAATCAGATATAGGAGATATCCCATGGTGAGCCAGGTTCCGACACTACCTCCAGCGACTATCCTCGATAGGTTTAAAGATATCCCTATCTGATCCACTAAGAATAATCCTGACCAAATGGCAGCGATTATGCCATGGATCAGGGCTGCTAAAGTGAAACGACGAGACCATCTTTCAGACATTTCACTCATCTTATGATATATCATAATATAAAGTTTTAGCTTTTTATCTCTCTGATCAGTTCTCTACATTTCTCTGCATATTCACAATATTCTAGGCATGAGGCTTCTTTTTCAGGAGGTCTCCACTCGGCGCCGCAGTTAAGGCAAACCCCTGTCTCCTCATCGCTCCAGATCTCGACATCACCTCCACATATGTGGCATTTTACATAGCTTACGGTCGGCCTGATGAATCGATTAATACCTGGGCAGGTGATTGGGATGGTCCTCTTCTGTGTCATATCTCTTTCGCCTCCTTGAGTTCCCCCTGAACCGTTACTACTAGCCTTCTAATAGGCAGATTTTTTCCAGAGGCTTCAACCGCCCTATCTATGGCCCATCTAAGGCCGTGGCAGCATGGGACCTCCATATGAACTACTGTTACCCCATTTATTCTATTCCACTTCAAGATCTCTCCGATTTTCTCGGCATAGACTCTAGCGTCTTCAAGCTTTGGGCACCCTATGACCACCGAGCGCCCTGTAAGTATGGAGCGGTGGAGGTCTTGATAGGCAAATGGTACGCAGTCTGCGGCTACTATAAGTTCTCTGTCTTGGTAGTAGGGTGCCTTTATCGGGACGAGCATAAGCTTGATCGGCCAGTTGCTGAGTTGAAGACCTTTGGTTGGAAGGCCTGTTCGAGGGGGTGGAGACCTGAGAATTGATGATGGATCCCACTTATTGGTGTCGTTGAGGGGTCCGCAGCCCCATGAATAGGCCTCTAGGAAGGGTTTAGCGGCTCTCTCCTCTATGATTATAGCTCCTTTAGGGCAGTATCCGATGCATGCTCCTAGACCATCACAGTATGCCTCATCTATGAGCCTAGCTTTACTCCCGATTATCCTAAGTGCTCCCTCAGCGCAGGCCTGGACGCACAGACCGCAACCGTCACATAGGCCTTCGTCTATACTTATTATCCTCCTCAGCTCCATCTCGAGGCACCTCTCCTCTTAATCTCTCTCTTTCTGGGCACCATGGTCATGAAGATTGATTTGCCTCTCTCCAGGTTGTGAAGGATTTCTTTGAAGTTCATCTCCTTCATCTCCTCGATTATTGTGTCCTCGTCCCTTTTCCCTATATAGTAGATGACAAGTTTCCTATCTCCAAATACGACGGTGGGCCAAATATCCCCCTCCTCTCTTATCACGAGTCTCCTCATCCCACCCACCTTCTAGGGCAGATGCCCATTGTTGGGCAATATTTCTGGGAGTGGTTCTCTACGATCTTGAATAGGAGTTCTACGGTCTCTCCATTGAGACTATAGAACCTCTCCTTCCCCCTCCTTTCAACCCTTATGAATCCACATCTCAGGAGGGGCTTTAGATCATGTGAGATCATGCTTTGACTCTGTTCAAGGACGCTGGTGAGTTGGGAGACGTTCATGGGGCTCCTCAATAGGTTCTCGAGTATGGCAAGCCTCGCGGGGTTTGAG from Candidatus Bathyarchaeota archaeon carries:
- a CDS encoding 4Fe-4S binding protein — protein: MELRRIISIDEGLCDGCGLCVQACAEGALRIIGSKARLIDEAYCDGLGACIGYCPKGAIIIEERAAKPFLEAYSWGCGPLNDTNKWDPSSILRSPPPRTGLPTKGLQLSNWPIKLMLVPIKAPYYQDRELIVAADCVPFAYQDLHRSILTGRSVVIGCPKLEDARVYAEKIGEILKWNRINGVTVVHMEVPCCHGLRWAIDRAVEASGKNLPIRRLVVTVQGELKEAKEI
- a CDS encoding helix-turn-helix transcriptional regulator → SNPARLAILENLLRSPMNVSQLTSVLEQSQSMISHDLKPLLRCGFIRVERRGKERFYSLNGETVELLFKIVENHSQKYCPTMGICPRRWVG